Part of the Drosophila kikkawai strain 14028-0561.14 chromosome 3L, DkikHiC1v2, whole genome shotgun sequence genome is shown below.
TCAGAAAGTTGCTCCTGTGTTTATTCCGAGTCACGGAAAGGCTCCAATTCCCCATATTCAATCCAATACTGCTTTAATTTACTGGTAAGTATCCTTGACATTTTTTTGCAACTTATAGGGTAGTATTTTggttaaaagaataaaaatttGGAGAGTTCTAGAACACtttcaatgtatttttaaagacaactttatttttaaattttaaattagtgctgccactttttaaaattaaattgatatattttaagttgGAACTAGTTTTTAttcaagattttttttttattatttattttatttaatttttgttaaatttctattctattttattttatttatatatggaaaattaataacaaaaataatattaaataaatcttaaaccTGCTCTTTTTACttagtaaaaaatatttaaatatatatggaaacaatttttaaatattcgtGATGGATTCTTGCAGTTCCCTAAGGAATATGGAGTGTTCCTTATGAgaaatatatcttaaaatgCAATAGTATCTTGTCCACTACTTATATAAATAACCTTTTCCCTTAACCCTTCTGCCTTCCATTCCCCATAACCTTAACTCAAAATTTCCTTAAGAAAATTTCTCAGATCTAGTATTCCATTTCTTTTCAGTTAATAACAATCCCGTTCGGATGATGTTTTCAGTCATTATTCGGTTTTGTATAACGAAAGCAGTCACCGTGTTAACCTTTTAATACTTTCTATTACACATTTTGAACGGAAATATTTTTGAACCCTGAATGCTTGAAAAATAAGCGTTACAAAATTATCGACACTTGTTATCCAAACACCAACGCGCACATAAGACACTCAACAAAtacatatttcaaattttggtCAATTCCATCCGTTTGTTAACTAATAATTTCCGAGACAAAATGCGCGGAGGAATGATGCGCGGCGTTGCCCTGGCCAAGAGGGTGCAACTGACACGCGTTCGGATGTGCTATGTGCCCGTGCGCCATGTCACTGCTGGCTGTGGTGCCGGCGATGCCCCCAAGGGCGGCAAGGGCGTGGTCCTAGGCCTCTACGAGGAGGAAGCCGGCAAGGGGCCCAGGCTCACGCCCGCCGGCGAGACAGTCAACGAGCGGGTCCAGGGCAAGCTAACCGAGATGATCTGCGAGACGAAGCTCACCGGTCGACTGGGTCGCGGAAAGGTCTTCAACAATGTGGACCCCGACTATCGATCCATTTGCATTGTCGGTGTGGGTCTGGAGGGGATCGCCTTCAATGAACTGGAGATGCTCGACGAGGGCATGGAGAATGTCCGAGTTGCCGCTGGCATCGGTGCCCGATCCCTGCAGAGCATCGGGTGCGTGGAGGTGCATGTGGACAATATGGACTATCCGGAGCAGGCTGCCGAGGGAGCAGCCTTGGCCATCTGGCGGTATGAGGAGAATCTGTCCAAGAAGTACCGCACCACCATACCCAAGCTGATGCTCTTCGGTTCACCCGACATGGAGTCCTGGACGCGTGGCCTGTTCAAGGCGGAATCCCAAAACTTGGCGAGGAGGCTCAGTGATGCACCGGCCAACTGCATGACACCCACCATGGTGGCTCAGGCAGCGGTGGATGCTCTGTGTCCGTGTGGCATCTCCGTGGAAGTCCGTACAATGGAGTGGATCGAGCAGCAGCATCTCAACTCGTTTTTGATGATTGCCAAGGGCAGTTGTGAGCCACCGGTGTTCCTGGAGGTCGCCTACTGTGGCACTGCACCCGAGGATAAGCCCATCCTGCTGGTCGGGCAGGGCATTACCTTTAATTCTGGCGGGATCAACCTCCGCCCGGCCAAGGGTATGGATGAGTTCCGTGGCGATCTCACAGGCGCCGCCAGCATATTGGCCACCATGCGAGCCGCCGCAGCCTTATCCCTGCCCATTAACATAACCGCTGTGATTCCGCTCTGTGAAAATATGCCATCGGGAATGTCCTGCAAGCCCGGCGATGTGGTGACACTGCTCAATGCCAAGTCCATGGCCGTCAGGAATATCAGTCGTACCGGTGTGGTGGTTCTTGCCGATCCCATGCTCTATGGACAGATGACATACAAGCCACGGCTTGTCGTGGATGTGGGTTCAATGTGCAAAGGCGTGAAGAAGGCCGTTGGTGGTGGGGCCACTGGAATTTGGTCAAATTCCCACTACATCTGGAAGCAATTCCAAAGGGCCGGCTCCCTCACCGGCGATCGTCTGTGGCGCTTCCCTTTGTGGCGCTACTACAAGGACCGTGTTGCCGAGCACAAAAGCTTCGATCTATTGAACGATGGCGATGGCTTCGCCTCGTCCTGTTTGGCCGCTGCCGTCCTTCACGAACTGGTGCCCTGCAGCGACTGGGCGCATCTTGATACCTATGGCACTGGACTGTTGAGCACCTATGGTTTGGTCCCTTACCTAACCGCCGGACGGATGACCGGACGGCCAACAAGAACGCTGGTGCAGTTCCTTTATCAAATGGCCTGTCCTGCAGAAACGCCCAAAtaggatgatgatgacgacgacgacctgGCCAGTTTCTGGGAATTATTTAAGTTTGGTTCCATTTCACTAACGGACGACTCTGATGCCCCGGGGCGTATTAATGTTTTGGCTTCAATCGTTCATACAAATGACGTTGATGACCATTTTATCTACTAGAACCGCAATATTGAATGTTTGTGTTGTTTCACGTTTGTCTTGGCCATATCCCGGGGGCCGGAGGACAGTATCAGAGAGGCGTCTCAAGGCCTAAAGTATCTAAATTGCTGACAGATTAATCAGACTTTCGGCTGTCACaatcaataaattttagaGTGTTATAAATTGTATCTTTTCTTGGTAAAGAGTGGTTACATTTTTCCCAAAATAATTTCCCGTAATCCTACCTTTTGGCTGGGTAACTATTAGCCACAGCTTTAACCCATTTCCAAATTTCCAAATTCAACAGTAGCTTAAAAATATCCTAACTAAACTGCAGTCCAAGGTTCTCGATGGTCTTGCCATCAAAGTCAGATAAACACAAAGAACTTGGACGCACCAGGGTCTCCTTTACAATTCGACTTTTGGCATATCAATGAAGctgagagagaaagagaagcAGAGATGGAACAGGATGCCTAGATGTCCTCTAGAGTGACAGGATATTCCAGAGTTTGTGGCAAAGTTTTAGCAGCACGTTATTGATGCTCGACTCAGCGACAGCTTGGCCAAAACTTTAAACTTTGCACCAAAGACGTGCTGGAAGCAGGAGTTAAGGCTAAGGACAATTGAAAGGCTTCCCTCAGTGCACTCTATTTGTCGACTAATTCAATTGGTCGATGTAAAAACGCTTTGAATTAATACCCAAGATCATCGTGACGAGCCAAAAACCTCGCCTgcattttaaaaccatttctCAGCCATGTAGTGCCTGCAATTGACactccacacacacatcatTTATCATTAGTCATAGTTTCAATTGAGGTTTCGATTTCAGTgcctgtgttttttttttcaccaaTGAAGTGCTAATTGCAACGAACTCAATAATGAGAATGTGTGCCAGGCAGGAGCAGCTAATCTGTCAATGTCAATATTTTATGTGGCCCCCATAtttggctttaaaaatatttgcaagcATTTTTCACTAGGTCCTGGCCCGAAAAGTGGCCTGAATGCACAGcggaaaatgcaatttaatagTGATATTGGGAGataaatttatagaattaattatgaattaatcttgaattgaatttaaagagtttattaaactaaaaaggaagtttaaaatattttttaaatattttaaaattaataaaatcataaactgatttttaaaattacatatattaaatattattatagaattaattcaataaattaattaaattaattttaattgagttttaaactaaacctcatttttcaaataaatttaaatataaaaaaatgaatagaatgaattattaaattttaatttattgtataaattatatttaatataattaatgattattaataataatattaatgaaataataattatacataaatgttagttttaatttaaacggTCACTAGGCTTATAGtcatgtttaaaatattttttaaaattaaaaattaaattattaaatgaaatattacgtacatatatgttataatatgttttattattatatttttattcaaaaactATAGTTCATACATTAACTTGtggtaattaatatttaatacttaaaatatttgaaacttTATACCAAAACCTTAAGTCATTTGTCTTCCCATTTTAAATACCTATTTCTTGGTTAAAACTTTTTCCAACAACTATGTTATAAAAAGCTTAGACTATCAAATTTTAACATTGACTTCTTATTCCAAAATTAAACCAATAACTCATTTTCTGCGATCCTTTCCcaaaaatagaatattacATAATTATTCAAAGTGTTTTCCCGTCTGCTGTATAGCTCATTCCAAGCCCTGTCAACTTTGGTAATGATAAAGTGTTTCATTATGGGCCGAGGCAAACCCCCCTCCGAAATCGTGCAAAACTGCTGACAGCAAAGTGGGTACcggaaaatgtggaaaaaccCAACGAAGGAGGAGAGACGACAACCTATTCTGCGTGTGTGAGAGAAGGTGTAAAAACTTTTATGGCTTAATTCTGCAACAGCTCTCGTCTCTTTTTTGGCAGTGTTGTCAGCAAGTTGGTTGCCTGCCAACAGAGTTTTCCACCATGCCAGCCTAGCCTAGCTAGCTAGACTGCATA
Proteins encoded:
- the S-Lap3 gene encoding cytosol aminopeptidase, which codes for MRGGMMRGVALAKRVQLTRVRMCYVPVRHVTAGCGAGDAPKGGKGVVLGLYEEEAGKGPRLTPAGETVNERVQGKLTEMICETKLTGRLGRGKVFNNVDPDYRSICIVGVGLEGIAFNELEMLDEGMENVRVAAGIGARSLQSIGCVEVHVDNMDYPEQAAEGAALAIWRYEENLSKKYRTTIPKLMLFGSPDMESWTRGLFKAESQNLARRLSDAPANCMTPTMVAQAAVDALCPCGISVEVRTMEWIEQQHLNSFLMIAKGSCEPPVFLEVAYCGTAPEDKPILLVGQGITFNSGGINLRPAKGMDEFRGDLTGAASILATMRAAAALSLPINITAVIPLCENMPSGMSCKPGDVVTLLNAKSMAVRNISRTGVVVLADPMLYGQMTYKPRLVVDVGSMCKGVKKAVGGGATGIWSNSHYIWKQFQRAGSLTGDRLWRFPLWRYYKDRVAEHKSFDLLNDGDGFASSCLAAAVLHELVPCSDWAHLDTYGTGLLSTYGLVPYLTAGRMTGRPTRTLVQFLYQMACPAETPK